Genomic segment of Candidatus Rokuibacteriota bacterium:
GTGAAGTCCGACAGCCCCGGCGTGAACGACTCGAACACCGACACGCGGACCCCGGCGCGCTCCAGCAGTTCCTTCTGGCGGCGGGCGAGCTGGGTCGAGCCCGGGGTCACGGAGTGCAGGATGGCCACGTTCTGAGCGCGAAAGACATCGAGGACGATCCCGGTCATCACCCTGACGTAGGAGGCGAGGCTCGAGATCCGGAAGAAGAAGCGGTTGCCTCGGGCCGTGAGCCGCTCGTCGAGCGACGCCGTCGCCAGGTAGGGGATCTTCGAGCGATCGGCCACCTCGCCGATCGGGCCGACCAGGCTGTCCACATAGCCGCCGATCAGGGCCACCGCGCGATGGCGCGACGCCAGCTCCTCGGCGGCAGCGATCGCGCGCTCCGGCTTCCCCTCGTCGTCGCGCGAGAGGAGGGTGATCGGCCGACCCGCGATGCCACCTCGGGCGTTGGCTTCCTCGATGGCGAGGAGAATCCCCTGGTGGACGGCTGTCCCCTGCACCGCCAGTACTCCCGTGCGGGGGTTGATCTCTCCGACGACGAGGGGCTCGGCCGCGAAGACAGCTCCCCCGATGCCCACCAGGGCCGCAACGAGGAGCGCTGACGAAAATCTTCCCGGTGCCAGGGTGGATCTCCCGCTCAATCAGCCCACGCTCGCCGTTTGCCTCCTGAGGAGCAGGACCGGGTTGCGCTCAGGGAAGGGGGC
This window contains:
- a CDS encoding ABC transporter substrate-binding protein; amino-acid sequence: MSGRSTLAPGRFSSALLVAALVGIGGAVFAAEPLVVGEINPRTGVLAVQGTAVHQGILLAIEEANARGGIAGRPITLLSRDDEGKPERAIAAAEELASRHRAVALIGGYVDSLVGPIGEVADRSKIPYLATASLDERLTARGNRFFFRISSLASYVRVMTGIVLDVFRAQNVAILHSVTPGSTQLARRQKELLERAGVRVSVFESFTPGLSDFTPLLARVRDQGAEILISDTFFADHLLLVRQMAQAGISVKAFLGAFGMEFPAVIKELGPASEGLFGTTSWQPGVNLGGSEKESLAFIEAFKQRFGREPVPLTMHGYAAARALLKALESVAAPGKPFTGEALRDALAAVDVETPLGRVKFDANGDPLFYERVIIQIQGGRHLVVYPKDRASAPVRYPAR